One window of Ziziphus jujuba cultivar Dongzao chromosome 5, ASM3175591v1 genomic DNA carries:
- the LOC107429931 gene encoding proteasome subunit beta type-6, protein MDPMADLNAPHSMGTTIIGVTYNGGVVLGADSRTSTGFYVANRASDKITELTDNVYVCRSGSAADSQIVSDYVRYFLHQHTIQLGQPATVKVAANLIRLLSYNNKNMLQTGLIVGGWDKYEGGKIYGVPLGGTLIEQPFAIGGSGSSYLYGFFDQAWKEGMTRDEAEKLVVKAVSLAIARDGASGGVVRTVTINSEGVTRNFYPGDQLPIWHEELEPHNSLLDILNSSSPEPMNIQ, encoded by the exons ATGGATCCGATGGCTGATCTGAACGCCCCTCATTCAATGGGCACCACCATCATCGGCGTCACTTATAACGGCGGTGTTGTTCTCGGAGCCGACTCTCGCACCAGCACCG ggTTTTATGTTGCTAATCGTGCTTCCGACAAGATTACGGAGCTCACTGATAATGTCTATGTTTGTCGCTCTGGATCG GCTGCAGATTCGCAAATTGTATCGGACTATGTTCGATATTTCCTTCATCAGCATAC AATACAACTTGGGCAGCCTGCAACTGTCAAAGTGGCTGCAAACCTTATCAGGCTTCTATCCTATAATAACAAG AATATGCTACAAACTGGCCTGATAGTTGGTGGGTGGGACAAGTATGAAGGTGGTAAAATCTATGGGGTTCCCCTTGGTGGAACACTAATAGAGCAGCCTTTTGCCATTGGAG GATCTGGCTCCAGTTATCTGTATGGATTTTTTGATCAAGCATGGAAAGAAGGGATGACAAGGGATGAAGCTGAG AAACTAGTGGTCAAGGCAGTTTCCCTTGCAATTGCACGTGATGGCGCCAGTGGTGGTGTTGTTCGCACTGTCACT ATTAATTCTGAGGGAGTGACTAGAAACTTCTACCCCGGGGATCAACTTCCAATCTGGCACGAGGAATTGGAGCCACACAACTCATTACTGGACATACTGAACTCGTCAAGTCCCGAGCCAATGAACATACAATGA
- the LOC107429927 gene encoding L-arabinokinase isoform X1 — MNNSERYRGGRRSSEGIRIGKMRIDAENDGVSASRNHLVFAYYVTGHGFGHATRVVEVVRHLILAGHDVHVVTGAPDFVFTSAIESPRLFIRKVLLDCGAVQADALTVDRLASLEKYSETAVVPRAKILETEAEWLNSIKADLVVSDVVPVACRAAADAGIRSVCVTNFSWDFIYAEYVMAAGNHHRSIVWQIAEDYSHCEFLIRLPGYCPMPAFRDVIDVPLVVRRLYKSRKEVRKELGIGDDVKVVILNFGGQPAGWKLKEEYLPSGWLCLVCGGSDGQELPPNFMKLAKDVYTPDVMAASDCMLGKIGYGTVSEALAYKLPFVFVRRDYFNEEPFLRNMLEYYQGGVEMIRRDLLTGHWEPYLLRAISLKPCYEGGINGGEVAAHILQETAIGKNWASDKLSGARRLRDAIVLGYQLQRVPGRDISIPEWYANAESELGVRGGSPTFQISERSSLVKSFVEDFEILHGDPQGLSDTMTFLKSLAELDSFCDSGPEKRWMRERKAAAGLFNWKEDIFVTRAPGRLDVMGGIADYSGSLVLQMPIREACHVAIQRNHPSKHRLWKQVQARQHAKGQGPTPVLQIVSYGSELSNRGPTFDMDLSDFMDGDKPLSYEKAKRYFAQDPSQKWAAYVAGAILVLMTELDVRFEDSISMLVCSTVPEGKGVSSSASVEVASMSAIAAAHELTISPRDLALLCQKVENHIVGAPCGVMDQMASACGEADKLLAMVCQPAEVLGLVEIPEHIRFWGIDSGIRHSVGGADYGSVRVGAFMGRKMIKSVASSALSRLLPSANGLNSYPSGLSPDELQDEGVDLLKAEASLDYLCNLSPHRYDARYAKLLPESILGETFLENYVDHNDAVTVIDPKRNYGVTASARHPIYENFRVKAFKALLTSASSDEQLTSLGELLYQCHYSYGACGLGSDGTDRLVQLVQEKQHGKSSKHDDGTLYGAKITGGGSGGTVCVIGRNCLQSSQQILEIQQRYKGATGYLPYVFEGSSPGAGKFGYLRIRRRASTLEL; from the exons ATGAACAAC TCAGAGAGATacagaggaggaagaagaagtagCGAAGGAATCAGAATCGGCAAAATGAGGATTGATGCGGAGAATGATGGAGTATCGGCGTCAAGGAATCACTTGGTCTTCGCTTACTATGTAACCGGCCATGGATTCGGCCACGCCACTCGCGTCGTTGAG GTGGTTCGGCATCTAATTCTCGCGGGACATGATGTGCACGTCGTTACTGGAGCTCCTGACTTCGTTTTCACTTCGGCAATAGAGTCCCCTAGGCTTTTTATTCGCAAG GTGCTGCTTGACTGCGGAGCAGTTCAGGCTGATGCATTGACTGTCGATCGCCTTGCCTCTTTGGAGAAG TATTCAGAGACAGCAGTGGTACCCCGGGCTAAAATTTTGGAAACAGAAGCAGAGTGGCTGAACTCCATCAAAGCTGACTTAGTG gtctCAGATGTTGTTCCAGTTGCATGCCGTGCAGCTGCAGATGCTGGAATTCGCTCTGTTTGTGTTACCAACTTCAG TTGGGACTTCATCTATGCAGAGTATGTGATGGCTGCTGGAAACCATCATCGTTCCATAGTTTGGCAG ATCGCAGAAGATTACTCTCACTGTGAGTTTCTGATCCGCCTCCCAGGATACTGCCCGA TGCCTGCTTTCCGTGATGTGATTGATGTACCTCTGGTTGTTAGGAGGTTGTACAAATCCCGCAAAGAG GTGAGGAAGGAACTTGGAATCGGAGATGATGTGAAAGTAGTTATCCTCAACTTTGGTGGACAG CCTGCAGGCTGGAAGTTGAAGGAGGAGTATTTACCTTCTGGCTGGTTGTGCCTG GTTTGCGGTGGTTCTGACGGCCAGGAGCTTCCTCCAAATTTCATGAAGCTTGCAAAAGATGTATATACACCTGATGTTATGGCAGCATCTGACTGTATGCTTG GAAAAATTGGATATGGCACTGTGAGTGAAGCATTGGCATACAAACTGCCATTTGTCTTTGTACGCAGAGATTATTTCAATGAAGAACCTTTCTTGAGAAATATGCTCGAG TATTATCAAGGTGGGGTTGAGATGATTAGGAGGGATTTACTCACTGGTCACTGGGAACCTTACCTTCTACGTGCAATCAGTTTGAAACCATGCTATGAAGGTGGCATCAATGGTGGTGAG GTGGCAGCGCACATCTTGCAGGAGACGGCTATTGGGAAAAACTGGGCATCAGATAAG CTAAGTGGGGCAAGAAGGTTGCGTGATGCCATAGTTCTTGGGTATCAACTACAAAGGGTGCCTGGACGAGATATTTCCATTCCTGAGTGGTATGCAAATGCTGAAAGTGAACTTGGTGTGCGTGGTGGATCACCAACTTTCCAGATAAGCGAGAGAAGCTCCCTAGTGAAGTC GTTCGTTGAGGACTTTGAGATTCTCCATGGAGATCCTCAAGGTCTCTCAGATACAATGACTTTTCTGAAGAGCTTAGCAGAACTAGACAGTTTCTGTGACTCTGGACCTGAAAAACGTTGGATGAGGGAGCGCAAGGCTGCAGCTGGACTGTTTAATTGGAAG GAAGACATTTTTGTCACAAGAGCACCTGGGCGCTTAGATGTAATGGGAGGGATTGCTGACTATTCAGGAAGCCTTGTCTTGCAG ATGCCAATTAGAGAAGCCTGCCATGTTGCTATTCAAAGGAATCATCCGAGTAAACATAGACTTTGGAAACAAGTGCAGGCTCGGCAGCATGCCAAAGGACAAGGACCAACACCTGTCCTTCAAATT GTATCATATGGCTCAGAATTGAGCAACCGTGGCCCAACCTTTGACATGGATCTATCTGATTTTATGGATGGAGATAAGCCATTGTCATATGAGAAGGCAAAGAGATACTTTGCTCAAGATCCTTCTCAAAA ATGGGCAGCATATGTTGCAGGTGCAATTCTGGTTTTAATGACAGAATTAGACGTCCGTTTTGAAGATAGTATCAGTATGCTG GTTTGCTCTACAGTACCTGAAGGCAAAGGTGTATCTTCTTCTGCCTCTGTGGAGGTTGCTAGCATGTCTGCCATAGCTGCTGCTCATG AATTAACAATCAGTCCCAGAGATCTTGCTTTGCTTTGCCAAAAG GTGGAGAATCATATTGTTGGAGCTCCATGTGGTGTTATGGACCAGATGGCTTCAGCTTGTGGTGAAGCTGACAAACTTCTTGCAATGGTGTGCCAG CCAGCTGAGGTTCTTGGACTTGTAGAAATTCCTGAGCATATTCGGTTCTGGGGAATTGATTCAGGAATACGGCACAG TGTGGGAGGTGCCGACTATGGATCTGTCAGAGTAGGTGCCTTTATGGGTCGAAAGATGATAAAGTCTGTAGCATCATCTGCTTTGTCTCGATTACTGCCAAGTGCAAATGGGTTAAATTCGTATCCAAGTGGATTAAGCCCAGATGAATTACAGGATGAAGGTGTTGACCTTCTGAAAGCTGAAGCTTCTTTAGATTATCTATGCAACTTGTCACCTCACAG ATATGACGCCCGGTATGCTAAGCTGCTTCCAGAATCCATACTTGGTGAGACATTTCTGGAGAACTATGTTGACCACAATGATGCAGTCACAGTAATTGATCCAAAGCGTAATTATGGAGTAACAGCATCTGCAAGACATCCCATATACGAGAATTTCCGTGTCAAG GCCTTCAAAGCATTGCTAACATCGGCGTCTTCAGATGAACAACTTACATCTCTTGGAGAGCTATTGTATCAG tgcCACTACAGCTACGGTGCTTGTGGACTTGGCTCCGATGGGACAGACAGGCTTGTACAGTTGGTACAGGAAAAGCAGCATGGCAAATCTTCTAAACATGACGACGGCACATTATATGGAGCCAAGATCACAGGGGGAGGTTCTGGAGGAACAGTTTGTGTAATTGGCCGTAATTGTCTACAAAGTAGCCAACAAATTCTTGAG ATTCAACAGAGATACAAGGGTGCAACAGGCTATTTGCCATATGTTTTCGAGGGTTCATCACCAGGTGCTGGGAAGTTTGGATATTTAAGAATACGCCGCCGTGCATCTACCTTGGAGCTTTGA
- the LOC107429927 gene encoding L-arabinokinase isoform X2 gives MRIDAENDGVSASRNHLVFAYYVTGHGFGHATRVVEVVRHLILAGHDVHVVTGAPDFVFTSAIESPRLFIRKVLLDCGAVQADALTVDRLASLEKYSETAVVPRAKILETEAEWLNSIKADLVVSDVVPVACRAAADAGIRSVCVTNFSWDFIYAEYVMAAGNHHRSIVWQIAEDYSHCEFLIRLPGYCPMPAFRDVIDVPLVVRRLYKSRKEVRKELGIGDDVKVVILNFGGQPAGWKLKEEYLPSGWLCLVCGGSDGQELPPNFMKLAKDVYTPDVMAASDCMLGKIGYGTVSEALAYKLPFVFVRRDYFNEEPFLRNMLEYYQGGVEMIRRDLLTGHWEPYLLRAISLKPCYEGGINGGEVAAHILQETAIGKNWASDKLSGARRLRDAIVLGYQLQRVPGRDISIPEWYANAESELGVRGGSPTFQISERSSLVKSFVEDFEILHGDPQGLSDTMTFLKSLAELDSFCDSGPEKRWMRERKAAAGLFNWKEDIFVTRAPGRLDVMGGIADYSGSLVLQMPIREACHVAIQRNHPSKHRLWKQVQARQHAKGQGPTPVLQIVSYGSELSNRGPTFDMDLSDFMDGDKPLSYEKAKRYFAQDPSQKWAAYVAGAILVLMTELDVRFEDSISMLVCSTVPEGKGVSSSASVEVASMSAIAAAHELTISPRDLALLCQKVENHIVGAPCGVMDQMASACGEADKLLAMVCQPAEVLGLVEIPEHIRFWGIDSGIRHSVGGADYGSVRVGAFMGRKMIKSVASSALSRLLPSANGLNSYPSGLSPDELQDEGVDLLKAEASLDYLCNLSPHRYDARYAKLLPESILGETFLENYVDHNDAVTVIDPKRNYGVTASARHPIYENFRVKAFKALLTSASSDEQLTSLGELLYQCHYSYGACGLGSDGTDRLVQLVQEKQHGKSSKHDDGTLYGAKITGGGSGGTVCVIGRNCLQSSQQILEIQQRYKGATGYLPYVFEGSSPGAGKFGYLRIRRRASTLEL, from the exons ATGAGGATTGATGCGGAGAATGATGGAGTATCGGCGTCAAGGAATCACTTGGTCTTCGCTTACTATGTAACCGGCCATGGATTCGGCCACGCCACTCGCGTCGTTGAG GTGGTTCGGCATCTAATTCTCGCGGGACATGATGTGCACGTCGTTACTGGAGCTCCTGACTTCGTTTTCACTTCGGCAATAGAGTCCCCTAGGCTTTTTATTCGCAAG GTGCTGCTTGACTGCGGAGCAGTTCAGGCTGATGCATTGACTGTCGATCGCCTTGCCTCTTTGGAGAAG TATTCAGAGACAGCAGTGGTACCCCGGGCTAAAATTTTGGAAACAGAAGCAGAGTGGCTGAACTCCATCAAAGCTGACTTAGTG gtctCAGATGTTGTTCCAGTTGCATGCCGTGCAGCTGCAGATGCTGGAATTCGCTCTGTTTGTGTTACCAACTTCAG TTGGGACTTCATCTATGCAGAGTATGTGATGGCTGCTGGAAACCATCATCGTTCCATAGTTTGGCAG ATCGCAGAAGATTACTCTCACTGTGAGTTTCTGATCCGCCTCCCAGGATACTGCCCGA TGCCTGCTTTCCGTGATGTGATTGATGTACCTCTGGTTGTTAGGAGGTTGTACAAATCCCGCAAAGAG GTGAGGAAGGAACTTGGAATCGGAGATGATGTGAAAGTAGTTATCCTCAACTTTGGTGGACAG CCTGCAGGCTGGAAGTTGAAGGAGGAGTATTTACCTTCTGGCTGGTTGTGCCTG GTTTGCGGTGGTTCTGACGGCCAGGAGCTTCCTCCAAATTTCATGAAGCTTGCAAAAGATGTATATACACCTGATGTTATGGCAGCATCTGACTGTATGCTTG GAAAAATTGGATATGGCACTGTGAGTGAAGCATTGGCATACAAACTGCCATTTGTCTTTGTACGCAGAGATTATTTCAATGAAGAACCTTTCTTGAGAAATATGCTCGAG TATTATCAAGGTGGGGTTGAGATGATTAGGAGGGATTTACTCACTGGTCACTGGGAACCTTACCTTCTACGTGCAATCAGTTTGAAACCATGCTATGAAGGTGGCATCAATGGTGGTGAG GTGGCAGCGCACATCTTGCAGGAGACGGCTATTGGGAAAAACTGGGCATCAGATAAG CTAAGTGGGGCAAGAAGGTTGCGTGATGCCATAGTTCTTGGGTATCAACTACAAAGGGTGCCTGGACGAGATATTTCCATTCCTGAGTGGTATGCAAATGCTGAAAGTGAACTTGGTGTGCGTGGTGGATCACCAACTTTCCAGATAAGCGAGAGAAGCTCCCTAGTGAAGTC GTTCGTTGAGGACTTTGAGATTCTCCATGGAGATCCTCAAGGTCTCTCAGATACAATGACTTTTCTGAAGAGCTTAGCAGAACTAGACAGTTTCTGTGACTCTGGACCTGAAAAACGTTGGATGAGGGAGCGCAAGGCTGCAGCTGGACTGTTTAATTGGAAG GAAGACATTTTTGTCACAAGAGCACCTGGGCGCTTAGATGTAATGGGAGGGATTGCTGACTATTCAGGAAGCCTTGTCTTGCAG ATGCCAATTAGAGAAGCCTGCCATGTTGCTATTCAAAGGAATCATCCGAGTAAACATAGACTTTGGAAACAAGTGCAGGCTCGGCAGCATGCCAAAGGACAAGGACCAACACCTGTCCTTCAAATT GTATCATATGGCTCAGAATTGAGCAACCGTGGCCCAACCTTTGACATGGATCTATCTGATTTTATGGATGGAGATAAGCCATTGTCATATGAGAAGGCAAAGAGATACTTTGCTCAAGATCCTTCTCAAAA ATGGGCAGCATATGTTGCAGGTGCAATTCTGGTTTTAATGACAGAATTAGACGTCCGTTTTGAAGATAGTATCAGTATGCTG GTTTGCTCTACAGTACCTGAAGGCAAAGGTGTATCTTCTTCTGCCTCTGTGGAGGTTGCTAGCATGTCTGCCATAGCTGCTGCTCATG AATTAACAATCAGTCCCAGAGATCTTGCTTTGCTTTGCCAAAAG GTGGAGAATCATATTGTTGGAGCTCCATGTGGTGTTATGGACCAGATGGCTTCAGCTTGTGGTGAAGCTGACAAACTTCTTGCAATGGTGTGCCAG CCAGCTGAGGTTCTTGGACTTGTAGAAATTCCTGAGCATATTCGGTTCTGGGGAATTGATTCAGGAATACGGCACAG TGTGGGAGGTGCCGACTATGGATCTGTCAGAGTAGGTGCCTTTATGGGTCGAAAGATGATAAAGTCTGTAGCATCATCTGCTTTGTCTCGATTACTGCCAAGTGCAAATGGGTTAAATTCGTATCCAAGTGGATTAAGCCCAGATGAATTACAGGATGAAGGTGTTGACCTTCTGAAAGCTGAAGCTTCTTTAGATTATCTATGCAACTTGTCACCTCACAG ATATGACGCCCGGTATGCTAAGCTGCTTCCAGAATCCATACTTGGTGAGACATTTCTGGAGAACTATGTTGACCACAATGATGCAGTCACAGTAATTGATCCAAAGCGTAATTATGGAGTAACAGCATCTGCAAGACATCCCATATACGAGAATTTCCGTGTCAAG GCCTTCAAAGCATTGCTAACATCGGCGTCTTCAGATGAACAACTTACATCTCTTGGAGAGCTATTGTATCAG tgcCACTACAGCTACGGTGCTTGTGGACTTGGCTCCGATGGGACAGACAGGCTTGTACAGTTGGTACAGGAAAAGCAGCATGGCAAATCTTCTAAACATGACGACGGCACATTATATGGAGCCAAGATCACAGGGGGAGGTTCTGGAGGAACAGTTTGTGTAATTGGCCGTAATTGTCTACAAAGTAGCCAACAAATTCTTGAG ATTCAACAGAGATACAAGGGTGCAACAGGCTATTTGCCATATGTTTTCGAGGGTTCATCACCAGGTGCTGGGAAGTTTGGATATTTAAGAATACGCCGCCGTGCATCTACCTTGGAGCTTTGA
- the LOC107429935 gene encoding AIG2-like protein D encodes MSAVGVGGAQSLHNVFVYGSLMADDVVRVLLNRVPPSSPAILNNHHRYSIRERVYPAIVPLKTKKVAGKVLMGITDPELYVLDTFEDVEYERSTVEVSLTDNSKNVLAHAYIWSNKNDPNLYGEWDFEEWKRAHMNDFVKMTMGFKEELELPDSKSRVATYESFFPQDDENRHTS; translated from the exons ATGAGTGCAGTGGGTGTTGGGGGAGCTCAAAGTCTTCACAACGTCTTCGTCTATGGCAGCCTCATGGCAGACGATGTCGTACGAGTCCTCTTGAATCGAGTTCCTCCCTCATCTCCTGCTATCCTCAATAACCA TCATAGGTATAGCATCAGAGAACGTGTTTATCCTGCAATTGTACCCCTCAAGACCAAGAAAGTTGCTGGAAAG GTTTTGATGGGTATTACCGATCCTGAATTATATGTCTTAGATACATTTGAGGATGTTGAGTATGAAAGAAGCACTGTTGAGGTTTCCTTGACC GATAATTCCAAGAATGTGCTAGCTCATGCTTACATTTGGAGCAACAAAAATGATCCAAACTTATATGGCGAATGGGATTTCgag GAATGGAAACGAGCACATATGAATGATTTTGTGAAGATGACAATGGGCTTTAAGGAAGAGCTGGAGCTCCCTGATTCCAAGTCACGAGTTGCCACATATGAGTCTTTCTTCCCGCAGGACGATGAAAACCGCCATACTTCTTGA
- the LOC107429933 gene encoding gamma-glutamylcyclotransferase 2-1, which yields MVFWIFGYGSLIWNPGFEYDEKIIGYIKDYRRVFDLACIDHQGTPEHPARTCTVEQKEGAVCWGAVFCVRGGPEKEKKAMEYLERRECEYDSKTLVDFYKEGDSSLQPAVTGVIIFTSTPDKVSNKYYLGPAPLEDMARQIATAFGPNGNNRDYLFRLEKTMFDIGHEDDYVIELANEVRKVLGIPGKGILMEKLVGVGAPHIPHEAHIPSLQLHPLPEAIAMDS from the exons ATGGTATTCTGGATTTTTGGATATGGTTCACTTATATGGAACCCTGGATTTGAATACGATGAGAAAATAATAGGCTACATCAAGGATTACAGGCGTGTATTTGATCTTG CCTGCATTGATCACCAAGGCACACCCGAACATCCTGCCCGAACTTGCACGGTGGAGCAAAAAGAAGGAGCTGTTTGC TGGGGTGCCGTTTTTTGTGTTCGAGGAGGCcctgaaaaggaaaagaaagcaatGGAG TATTTGGAACGAAGAGAATGTGAATATGATTCAAAGACTCTTGTAGACTTTTACAAG GAAGGGGACTCCTCCTTGCAGCCTGCTGTAACAGGAGTCATTAT TTTCACATCCACTCCAGACAAGGTATCCAACAAATACTACCTGGGGCCTGCTCCGTTAGAGGATATGGCCAG GCAAATTGCCACTGCGTTTGGACCCAATGGAAATAATAGAGATTATCTTTTCCGCCTAGAGAAAACCATGTTTGATATAG GCCATGAGGATGACTATGTGATCGAGCTTGCAAATGAAGTGAGAAAGGTACTCGGAATTCCAGGGAAAGGAATTTTGATGGAGAAGTTGGTTGGGGTTGGGGCACCTCATATCCCACACGAAGCCCATATTCCATCCCTTCAACTGCACCCACTTCCAGAAGCTATTGCCATGGACTCATAA